A region of the Fusobacterium simiae genome:
TAAAATCACCAGCTATAAAAATATCATTTTCTTTTTTATCTCTATCTTGAAAATAATCATAAACATCAACCATTTTAAAATTTTCAGCTTTTCTTTGAGATTCATTATTACCATAAATAGTATGAACTAAAACAAATGTAAAATCAAAATTTCCTATCTTAAATGTTGCCCCATAAGGCTCTCTTAAAAGTGAACTCTTTCCATTTTTATAGAAACCTTCTGATTGTATAAATTTGACTTTATCTTTTTTGTACACATAAGCAAAATATTCTTTATATTTAGATGAACCTACTCCAAATGGTGATATATGGTAATCCCATTTTTCATCACTTTGTTTATTAAGTTCATCTACTAATTCTTCAACACCTTCTCTATTTATCACTTCAACTAAACCAACTATATCAAAACCTTGTAAGATTTTTGCAGTTTGTGCCATATCTTTTTTTGAAGCACCTAATCTTAAAATATTAAAACTTGCTATGTATGCTTCATCTGCCAAACTTAAAGTTGAAAATCCAAAAAATAATACAAATATAATCATCAATAATGACTTTATTTTTTTCATTTATTACACTCCTTATAATAGAAAAATATATAGAAACATTATACTGTGTTTTTACTATTTTTAGAAGATATAATTTAAAATAAAATATCTTTTTTAATAAAGTCAACTAAAAAAAGCTACATTTTTTTTAAAAAGTATGTTAAAATTTAAGGGTAAAAAAATTTAGTAGGTGAAAATAAAATATGATAGCAGCATTTTTTGATATAGATGGAACAATATATAGAAATGCTCTGCTTATAGAACATTTCAAAAAATTAATAAAATATGAACTTTTTGACGACATTCAGTATAGGTTAAAAGTGGAAGAGGCATATAATCTTTGGGACACAAGAAAAGGAGATTATGATGATTATTTACTTGATTTGACTAAATTATATGTTGTTGCAATGAAAGACTTACCTATAAAATATAATGATTTTATTTCAGATCAGGTTCTATTGTTAAAAGGTAATAGAGTTTATACATATACAAGGGAAATGATTGAATGGCATAAGAAAATGAAACATAAAGTATTTTTTATATCTGGTAGTCCATCATTTTTAGTTTCAAGAATGGCTAAAAAAATGGGAGTTGATGATTTTTGTGGTTCTATTTATGAAATTGATAAGAAAACCCAAACATTCTCAGGAAAAATAATAAAACCTATGTGGGATTCTGTTCATAAACAAGAAGCAATAGAAGATTTTATAAAAAAATATAATATTGATTTAGCTAAAAGTTATGCTTATGGAGATACCAATGGAGATTTTTCAATGCTGTCTTTAGTTGGAAACCCAAGAGCCATAAATCCTAGTAAAGAACTTATTACTAGAATAAAAAATGATAAAAATTTAAAATCTAAAACAGAAATTATAATTGAAAGAAAAGATGTTATTTATAAGTTAAATTCAAATGTTGAACTAATTGAATTTTAAAAATATAAAATATTAACAATAAGGAGATCACAAAATGAAAATAAAAAACGAAGTTAGATATGCTTTACAAATTATATATTATCTTACTTTACATAGAGATAAGGATATTATCTCGTCAAATGAAATATCAGCAGAAGAAAATATTCCAAGGCTATTTTGTTTGCGTATAATTAAAAAGTTGGAAAAGGCAGGGGTTGTAAAAATATACAGAGGTGCAAAAGGTGGCTATGTTTTAACAAGAGATCCAAAAAGACTTACTTTTAGAGATATCATAGAAATCATAGATGATGATAT
Encoded here:
- a CDS encoding endonuclease/exonuclease/phosphatase family protein, whose protein sequence is MKKIKSLLMIIFVLFFGFSTLSLADEAYIASFNILRLGASKKDMAQTAKILQGFDIVGLVEVINREGVEELVDELNKQSDEKWDYHISPFGVGSSKYKEYFAYVYKKDKVKFIQSEGFYKNGKSSLLREPYGATFKIGNFDFTFVLVHTIYGNNESQRKAENFKMVDVYDYFQDRDKKENDIFIAGDFNLYALDESFRPLYKHSDKITYAIDPAIKTTIGAKGRANSYDNFFFSQKYSQEFTGTSGALDFSGDNPKLMREIISDHIPVFIVVETSEDDD
- a CDS encoding HAD family hydrolase, yielding MIAAFFDIDGTIYRNALLIEHFKKLIKYELFDDIQYRLKVEEAYNLWDTRKGDYDDYLLDLTKLYVVAMKDLPIKYNDFISDQVLLLKGNRVYTYTREMIEWHKKMKHKVFFISGSPSFLVSRMAKKMGVDDFCGSIYEIDKKTQTFSGKIIKPMWDSVHKQEAIEDFIKKYNIDLAKSYAYGDTNGDFSMLSLVGNPRAINPSKELITRIKNDKNLKSKTEIIIERKDVIYKLNSNVELIEF
- a CDS encoding Rrf2 family transcriptional regulator gives rise to the protein MKIKNEVRYALQIIYYLTLHRDKDIISSNEISAEENIPRLFCLRIIKKLEKAGVVKIYRGAKGGYVLTRDPKRLTFRDIIEIIDDDIVLQPCIDSQTICSTRGADCSIRTALKKIQDDLLEDFDKINFYDLVEKNTGLSV